A genomic stretch from Neodiprion fabricii isolate iyNeoFabr1 chromosome 3, iyNeoFabr1.1, whole genome shotgun sequence includes:
- the LOC124178259 gene encoding uncharacterized protein LOC124178259, with translation MAAAVYLRSTSADGTTTVTLVCSKTKVAPLKRLTIPKLELSAALLLAKLMSSVQRALELSEGTLRAGRRLKHSLLQPEAKHPPILPRTLRLTALVISDAHSRTLHGGTQSTLSYLRQSYWILGGRAPVRAHILQCITCLFTIKTWRRRAAKTYKGYLAVFVCFGTSAVHFELVTDYTSEAFIAAYRRFSGRRGICHTLYSDCGTKFIRADAELRALFRAGSAEMNSTITSLTNLGTTWSFNPPAAPHMGGKWEAAV, from the exons ATGGCAGCAGCGGTTTATCTTCGATCGACGTCGGCCGATGGGACAACAACCGTCACCCTTGTCTGTTCAAAGACCAAGGTCGCACCTCTCAAGCGACTCACAATACCGAAACTTGAGTTGTCGGCAGCCCTTCTACTAGCAAAATTGATGTCAAGCGTCCAGAGAGCGCTGGAATTGTCGGAG GGAACCCTCCGAGCGGGCCGCCGACTCAAGCATTCACTCCTGCAGCCCGAAGCAAAACACCCCCCGATCTTACCACGAACGTTGCGACTAACAGCGTTGGTCATTTCTGACGCTCATTCCCGGACCCTTCACGGTGGCACGCAATCCACCTTGAGCTATCTTCGACAGTCGTACTGGATTTTGGGCGGCCGAGCTCCGGTTCGCGCCCACATTCTTCAATGCATCACCT GTCTCTTCACAATAAAGACTTGGCGCAGACGAGCAGCGAAAACCTACAAGGGCTACCTCGCCGTCTTCGTTTGCTTCGGAACTTCTGCAGTCCACTTCGAACTCGTCACCGACTACACTTCAGAAGCCTTCATTGCCGCGTATCGGCGGTTTTCAGGACGGCGAGGCATCTGCCACACATTGTACAGCGACTGTGGTACTAAATTCATCAGAGCTGACGCGGAACTTCGAGCTCTCTTCAGGGCTGGTTCAGCAGAAATGAACTCTACAATCACTTCTCTGACCAACCTTGGAACAACGTGGTCCTTCAATCCTCCGGCCGCACCTCACATGGGTGGAAAGTGGGAGGCCGCGGTATAA